A stretch of the Ananas comosus cultivar F153 linkage group 14, ASM154086v1, whole genome shotgun sequence genome encodes the following:
- the LOC109720563 gene encoding PRA1 family protein H translates to MAFAANPLSLSVPEAAFETWLRDSGYLEILDDRTASASASASANRNPSPTAATTTTTTITTTINSSSSSSDLFSFLRTLASLLALNPFAKLAAEDFAGPTPSWTLEFLGPAAGCYSWPAGPAQARMRVQENVRRYARNYAFLSLLFFACSLYRMPISLLGLMSSLVIWELVRFCNEKWDLEQRFPGLRQVLVRFAQFATAVILYVCNLQLTLISAIGVSYAVMILHASLRKLTPSNQPNGMNRNRRSQHRRLQFFSK, encoded by the exons ATGGCCTTCGCGGCGAACCCGCTGTCTTTGAGCGTCCCGGAGGCCGCCTTCGAGACCTGGCTCCGCGACTCCGGCTACCTCGAGATTCTCGACGACCgcaccgcctccgcctccgcctccgcctccgcgaaCCGAAACCCTAGCCccaccgccgccaccaccaccaccaccaccatcaccaccaccatcaattcctcttcctcctcctccgatctcttctccttcctccgcACCCTCGCCTCCCTCCTCGCCCTCAACCCCTTCGCCAAGCTCGCCGCCGAGGACTTCGCCGGCCCCACCCCCTCCTGGACCCTCGAATTCCTCGGCCCCGCCGCCGGGTGCTACTCCTGGCCCGCCGGCCCCGCCCAGGCCCGCATGAGGGTCCAGGAGAACGTCCGGCGGTACGCCCGCAACTACgccttcctctccctcctcttcttcgcCTGCTCCCT GTATCGGATGCCAATATCGCTTTTGGGTTTGATGTCGAGTTTAGTGATTTGGGAGCTAGTCAGGTTCTGCAACGAGAAGTGGGACTTGGAGCAGCGATTTCCAGGATTAAGGCAGGTTTTGGTGCGGTTTGCTCAGTTTG CGACAGCAGTGATACTTTATGTGTGCAATCTTCAGTTAACTCTCATTTCGGCCATTGGTGTCAGCTATGCAG TGATGATTCTGCATGCTTCGCTTCGGAAGTTGACTCCTTCGAATCAGCCTAATGGGATGAACCGAAACAGAAGATCTCAGCATAGAAGATTGCAATTTTTCTCTAAATAA